CAGCAGCGAGTCAGACAATGCTGTTTTCTCCAGTGCATTAGTACAACAGTGTACAATAcatcatcataaaaaaaacacccagagAGGAGGGAGCATCCATATTCATTAGCAGCAGTTAGAGTGGGGGATATAGGCTTCTTCTTTTGTACTGGGAGGGAATGCCCctttcttctgtgtgtgtgtgtgtgtgtgtgtgtgtgtgtgtgtgtgtgtgtgtgtgtgtgtgtgtgtgtgtgtgtgtgtgtgtgtgtgtgtgtggtgttgacTGTGACGTTGTTGCTAGGTCAGACTCGTTTAGCCTACCCAAGATGAGGAGTGAAGGTGAGGCTGACAGAGCGgggaaggggtgtgtgtgtgtgtgtgtgtgtgtgtgtgtgtgtgtgtgtgtgtgtgtgtctgttggggATGCAGGATGGAGATGCTGTCACATCCCCACccccacttacacacacacacacacacacacacacacacacacacacacacacacacacatgcacacactctctcctccAGAGCTATAAATAGAATGAGAGAGAGCAGCTGGAATGACaagtgagaaacacacacacatacacacacacacacacacacacacacacacacacacacacacacacacacacacacacacacacacacacacactacattgaGATGCACATTGATTCCCATTGCTTTCTCTCCCCTCCTAATTCCATCTCTTGCTCCTCCCTCTTCACTTATTGAATCTACTCCTGGCCATTTCCTTTACAATGCTTCCTGctgcaattacttttttttcttcttatcacTGATGCGCTGTGAATATCTGATACCGGAGTATCTGAGTCTCTCTTGCAAAGAAATAAGTAAAAGCAGACACAAAAATTGAGAAAATGATGACTTGGCATTCAGCATATACCCCCCTCTCCCTTCCCTctcctctaaaaaaaaacataacaattgTGCCCTCGCCTCCCATTTTCTGCCTTGCATTACCATTACTCCTGTCTTCATCCCATCATTTTATTCAAATGAGAGAAACCTGTCTTTGTTGCCCCTTTTCCTTTGGATACCCTTCAGAGCAGTCCTTGTGGACAGAATACCCATTCACAGCTATAAATAACTCACTatttctccctccttcctcacCTCCCCTCCACCCAAcagctcttcctctcttccccaACCCCACCACCAGCACCACCCCTCCTCTCGCTCATCCTCTAGCAGGGCCATTTGCTACTGGGTTTGGggctctcccctcctctctctctctgctgtctctgtgGACCTCCCTGGCTCCAGTTTATAACCCGACAAGTACAAATGTTTGCTCCGCCATTCCTCTCTAAATGTTATACACCTCACATTCATGAAATCCCACTTTGTCTCCATACGGTCACTTTCACGGCCGGCCTGTGTATCCTGTATGTATAGCATGGTGGCTGCTAACTGGTCAAAGACAGATAGAGACACTTGACAATTCAGCCTTTAATCTCACCTGTAAAATCCTTGTGACTGTAGAGACATAATGCCAGGGTGCAGTCACATGTTCAATGGCccaaacacaaatgttaaaaaaataaaataatcaaggGCAACACCCCGATGCACTTGAAGAGATTGATGCTATTTACCTTTCTCATCCAATATTTCAATGTTCCAATCGATAATCTCGTCTGTGTCACTCTGCCCTTACTGTAAAAAGCTCAACCTTACTTCCCAGAATTAAAAGTGTTTCCAGCTATGATGAAGCCGGTGGctaaaagacaaataaaattaaacatgAGCTTTTTCATTCTGAGGTCTGTGTGGAACTCACATTTAAAGCTTAGCGCATCAGATTCTGGGTCATTTTGTGTATTAATGTTGTATGGAAGATATTTTTGGGCTTAGTTTAAAATTTGACTATTAAAATACAAATTCAACATTTCACTCAGAATTGTATTCTTATCAGGTTATATGGCAACGAAAAACAAAGGCATTACTGTATGTCAGAGATGGACAAAATGACAAGCCAGTATCCATTTTTTTTCAGGAGAAAATTTGTGTGAAAGAAGCGCTAGCACTCATTCAGATAAACATTGAAAAGGACAGTTCGCAGCACAGAGATCAGTCTTCTGTGTTGCTGGTTGTTGATGTGTCTTGTCTGCGTCTAACTGGATTTAGAGGCTGAAAACCAGATCTAAGAAGGATTTTCCACTATTGTGTATCTTGATCTAATGAGTGTGTCATCTAGCTGAGTCGTCTTCAAAAGCCTGCATTCAGTTGCTTTTGCTCATATCTGCACAACTACAAAAGTAAGACAATGTTGCTAACAGTAAACCACATACACAGTCGTTACACTTTATCATGTATACTTTTGAGTAGGAGTGAAGTAGGAGAGCAGAGAATGGAGTAATCAATATTGTGACGTGATTGTGACAAAATATTGAGACTCGCAGAACTCTCGcagtttttctgtttgtcattgaaatattggcatgtgttcatgtttttgtgtgtttcaaaTGCCATGACCTATTTATGTAATCATAACTTCCCCAGTTCAATTCAGGGTGAGACCTTTATGTCACCCCTCCCTTACACTTCATGtttcccatctctctctgtcacctGTGAAATAAAGGCAAAGGGCCAAAAAATAAGCTTAAAGTGCTTAGACTCACTTTGGTACACATTGTTCAGGGCCATATGCAGTATGCTAGATCCTTTTAAAGTATATGTTCTTATACAGTAtcatcttttttgtgtgtgatgtgGTTTAAAGAAAACCTATGGCATCAGCTGCCTTAATggattaataaaataataaattgacATTGTataatatacatgtatatacaatatacaacTTTCTTTAACAAATCTCATTTAAAATTTCTTTAACAAAACTtaattatttagtatttttaaaATCATGGCTACAGAGCTGACTCTTTATCTCAATTGTCTATACAATGTGAATCTGAAAGCACTTTATAATGCAGTAAATACATATACTACAGGTTTCATTCCTGCtttatttgtaatttaagatttttttaggagtatatttttttctttaggcaAATTTTTCTTGATGTTGTATTTCTTGCCATATAATCGCATGCAACTTTGATGGTACCAATTGTGTTACCTTGTGATTCCATTCTTATTTTAAAGaatcaaaatctaaaaaaaacttaTGGTAGCGACTTCCAATAGAAGACCAATTCAAGAGGCATATACATCATTGGGTTATTACACAGACCAGCGCATATCTAGTATTTAATAAAATGCCAAAATCggtcacacacatttacacctgCATCCTCTGACTGTCCTGTTGCTTCTCATCTCCTTCCTCCAGATACCCCGTCCTGGTCATGGCTGCCCCAGTTCTGCAACCTTCGAGACCTCCGTCGCCGAGCCCAGCTCAGACAGCTGGAAGACTCCAGCGGCAACATGGTCCACATCAAGCAGAAGCTCTACCACAACGGCCACCCTAGTCCCCGCCACCTCTGActctaaaacacaaaataaaaaaataaaaaaaacctaggACCCTGTAAAACCCCTTTTCCTCTACAAAACCCCTCACCCCCCTTCCCAAACTACCCCTTGGCCAACTGTTGCCTCAGAGACCCTGGAAAACTGCCCTCCCACTGATCATAACATGGCCCCCTTAAACCCCCATGACAGGACTTTCTTATGACTAAACCCGGCCCCAGtcaacactaaaaaaaaatcccaaaattgaGCAAGATGACGATTATTTGTTGCCACTGAAATCTTGTCTTATGTCCATGTCCACCATTGtgggaggaggaaggaaaaaaaaacatttttaagggTGTTTTTTCTGTATAGAgacattttctgtgttcattGTTAAACTTGGCATGCTCTTTTAGAACAGGGTAAGATGTGGGCAGCGTATGGAACGGGATGAGAAGGGtgtcaggattttttttttctctattggGTGGATGTGGGACTTTAATGGCGGGGGGAGGGGCGAATGAGactggtgggtgggtgggttttTGTGATGGTTAGATTGCTGCTTCTGTAAATACTTATAAATACAGGCAAGTGGGATTTAACAGTCTTTAAAAGGGGATGCGTGGGGGGATTTTTGTGTGAGTCGTTTATCAATAGAAAACCCAATGATGGACTGTGTGGTTAAAGATTATAGGAATGGAACAGGAAGATGAGTGTTTGAAACTGGATGTGAAACCATGTGATTTCTGCTAAAAACACAGATTAATTAGCTTTGTTACTTAGTGAATTACCTGAATGTATTAATTTTTCCTGTAAATATGTGAGGGGGAGGGGAGCGTGTACGGTTGTGGTCCGGGTTCTCTTTGCTATATTCTCATTCTTTAGTAGACACGGGAGAAATAAATGCCAGCCAAGATGAGTTCAATACCCACACCCCTCCATCTTCCCCACACTGTGCTCAACAGCACAGTTCAATTTTCTTTATCCAATTGCCTCTCACTTATCAGGAGCAACCAGCCTATCAGCAGAGGGAACCCTCACCCGGCCCCCCCCTCGTCCTCTGTGTCCAGACATTGCTGTTGTGAGGATGAAATGTCTGTTTTATTAAAAGTGCCATTGAAGCACAACAGTGACCTCTGATGTTTGATTGTGTCACTCCGATCATATGAGCGAAGATGAGAACACATTTTCATAGCGAGAGGTTATTTcagagcagcaacaacagacagATTATACAGAGAGGTCCTGCTGACTACTTCAGTTTGGCTTATTATTCTAATAGAAATTCCATGAGCACTGACTAACAATACTTCTGAAATgactaacatgctgatgtaacAGAGAAAAGCCCTCCATTTATCCACTGGCGCAATATGACACGTTCCATTGAAAGTGAGGGCATTTAAAAGTACATGTTCACCTTGGTTGGGTATTCTATAGCATGTATAACTCTTCAATCTGCATGGACAGTACCAAATATTACCTACCACAGGTGTCCATTattctttcaaaaaaatataagCCGCAgctgaaattaataattattttcattattgattcatcactgaagtatcttttatagtTATTGTCTGATCTATGAAATGTGCATTACAATTTTCTAGAGCCTGAGTTGACATATTTAAATTGTTTGTACTGTGACCAGCGGTCTCAGAGCCACAGATTACAGGTTACATTTTCAGTGATATAAAACTAAGAAATAACAAATAATCCTCACATCTGAGAAACTAGAACCAGCGAACGTTATAAAAATGACTTCAACTATTAATTCATTACCAAAATCTCTCAATGCTGTCGAGTAgttgattagtcgactaataaTTTAGATCTAATATAAACTGCATCGATGGTGcattttgtttgctttgtttttttattcttcatgTGCGAGAAAGGTCACACACCCGCCTGGATCTGAAACACCGTGTTTGTAAAACATCGGTATGGCAGCagctgtaaacaaaacaaatctcaaACCCCTGATGTTAACCGTGTTTATTGTGGAAGGTGGGTTACTGTGGACCTAGTGTCACATTGTCAGAGCTACAGAGTACCTATGAACTACATTTAAATAAGGGTATGGCAGAAGCCACAGTCATTCTATGCAAGGTGAAAGAATATATCTTTTGCTATGAAGCGCCAGGGTAGAGATGTTCTGAACGAACATTTTGCAGACGTGCTATTGAACTCTCGccatctcatgaagtggcgtatgtatgacacaccaATTAGTATGCtgttattggcgtgttataaaGAAGCACACTTGCTTctcagcgtgtttatcaacgctgtttggcctccattacCTTGCATTTgagtgtgaattgacgccgtagcaaGTCGCATcccgcgtgtgatgtttcctttccacgtttgttgttttcctaaacccaaccatgttcttcttttcctaaacccaaccatggttttcttttcccccgtgtgtgatgttaaaaccaactgtagcctcgcgataacacataacctcacgataacacgccacgtggctttagaaagtgttgtgtatgtttacgctgtgctACAGCAGACTACCGTCTGTAGCGTagatatacaggtgctggtcatataattacaatatcatgaaaaagttgatttatttcagtaattccattcaaaaaatgaaacttgtataatgtatacattcattccacacagactaatatatttcaagtgtttatttcttttaattttgatgattataactgacaactaatgaaaaccccaaattcagtatctcagaaaatttgaatattgtgacaaggttcaatactgaagacacctggtgccacactctaatcagctaattaactcaaaacacctgcaaaggcctttaaatggtctctcagtctagttctgtaggctacacaatcatagggaagactgctgacttgacagctgtccaaaagacgaccattgacaccttgcacaaggagggcaagacacaaaggtcattgctaaagaggctggctgttcacagagctctgtgtccaagcacattaatagagaggcgaagggaaggaaaagatgtggtagaaaaaagtgtacaagcaataggaaTAACTGCATCCTGGAGAGgactgtgaaacaaaacccattcaaaaatgtgggggagattcacaaagagtggactgcagctggagtcagtgcttcaagaaccaccacgcacagacgtatgcaagacatgggtttcagctgtcgcattccttgtgtcaagccactcttgaacaagacgcagcgtcagaagtgtctcgcctgggctaaagacaaaaaggactggactgctgctgagtggtccaaagttatgttctctgatgaaagtaaattttgcatttcctttggaaatcaaggtctggaggaagagaggagaggcacagaatccacattgcttgaagtccagtgtaaagtttccacagtcagtgatggtttggggtgccatgtcatctgctggtgttggtccactgtgttttctgaggtccagggtcaacgcagccgtctaccaggaagttttagagcacttcatgcttcctgttgctgaccaactttatggagatgcagatttcattttccaacaggacttggcacctgcacacagtgccaaagctaccagtacctggtttaaggaccatggtatccctgttcttaattggccagcaaactcgcctgaccttaaccctatagaaaatctatggggtattgtgaagaggatgatgcgatacgccagacccaacaatgcagaagagctgaaggccactatcagagcaacctgggctctcataacacctgagcagtgccacagactgatcgactccatgccacgccgcattgctgcagtaattcaggcaaaaggagccccaactaagtattgagtgctgtacatgctcatacttttcatgttcatacttttcagttggccaacatttctaaaaatccttttttgtattggtcttaagtaatattctaattttcggagataatGAATTTGGCATTTTcattgtcagttataatcatcacaattaaaagaaatgaacatttgaaatatatcactgtgtgtgatgaatgaatataatatacaaatttcactttttgaatggaattactgaaataaatcaactttttcatgatattctaattatatgaccagcacctgtacacgtggatagctcaaaatgcgtacagataacacgccacttggctttaggaaagtggcgtgtatgtttacgctaagtcatgatatcacgttgtgCCAGAACTGGTAACCTAACACGTGAGAACATCCCCATCTAGAggacacattttcaaaatgtcaccCAGCCACAGACTTTGAAAATGACGACgaccagaagaaaaaaaagcagaatgcaATAGTCTGACAATCAGAGTGGTACATGCTTTTACTCAGAATCTTACAAACCTACAGGCCATAATCAAACTATTACCTTAACGCTGGCATTCACAGTAATTAAGTTACAAACACACTGATAGAAGAGTAGACATTATAGGGTGAATGTTTTACACACTCAAGTGTTTAACTATTCCAACAGGTCTTTATTCACAAAAGCTTTTTATCAAAGTTTTCACGTGATCATTTTGTTGGACTCGGCTTGGCTTGTGGTTTGTCGTTTTCATCTCCACTCTGGTTATTTGAAAGAGGCTTCTCAGTTTGACTGGGTTCTGTTTCTCCAGTGCTGGGTGTCTTAGAGGCAGCCGACTTCTCGGTGGTTGGACTCTCAAGTTTTTCAGACTGTTCTGACACCACAGTATCAACCATGGTTTCTATGTTGGGAACAGCTGCTGAGTTTGTCTCATTGGTGACTTCAGTAACTACAGTCTCTACCTCCTCTGCAGCCTTCGTTGTTTTGGCCTCAGCTTCCTTGGCAGCAGTTTCAGTATTCTCAGGCAGTTTCACATCTTCCGTAGCCCCAGTGTCAGCCTCCTTGGTTGTTAGGACTTCGGCTTCCTTGGACACCTCTGCAGTCTCTGTATCAACCTTGGTTTCTATGTTGGAAACAGCTGCGGAGTTCGTCTCATCAATGACTTCAGTTACTACAGTCTCTACCTCCTCTGCAGCCTTTATTGTTTTGGCCTCAGCTTCCTTGGCAGCAGTTTCAGTATTCTCAGGCAGTTTCACATCTTCCGTAGCCCCAGTGTCAGCCTCCTTGGTTGTTAGGACTTCGGCTTCCTTGGACACCTCTGCAGTCTCTGTATCAACCTTGGTTTCTATGTTGGAAACAGCTGCGGAGTTCGTCTCATCAATGACTTCAGTTACTACAGTCTCTACCTCCTCTGCAGCCTTTGTCATTATGGCCTCAGCTTCCTTGGCAGCAACCGCAGTATTCTCAGGCAGTTTCACATCTTCTGCAAACACACTGTCAGCCTCCTTGGTTGTTAGGTCTTCCGCTACCTTGGAAACCTCTGCAGGTGTGACTTTGGCTTCCTTGGCAGCAATCTCTGTAGCCAAAGTCTGACCTTCTGCGGCAAACTCAATGGCAGTAGTCTGAGGCTCCTTGGCTTCCTCTGAAGCTGTGGCTTCAGTTTCAATGGTAGACTCCGTTGAGAGGACTTCAGCTTCCTTGGCAGCGGTCTCAGTCGTCGCAGGTTCGACCTCCTTAACAACCTCTGCAGCAATACTCTCAGACTCCTCGACGACATCTGTCACTACCACTTCGAACTCTTTAGTAACCTCGGATGTTTCAGATGCAGTTTCCACTACAACCTCATTTGGATCCTTGACAACTTCACTTTCCATGGCTTCAACTTCCTTGGTGACTACTGCTTCCATCTCCTCAGTGATGGTTACTACGGCATCAGCCACCTTGGCTACATCAGCTGCTATTGCTTCAGCCTCTTTTGCAATGTTTGCCAGGGACTCAGACACTTGAGCTACATTGTTTGCAATTTCCTCTGCAACCTTTACAGCAACAGTCGCGACTTCCTCGGCAGTCTTAATGGCTTCAGTTTCTACACAATCAACAGACGTGGCAGCTGACTCAGTTTCTTGGACAACAGTCTCTTGGGAGAGTCCAACTAATATAGCCTCTGGCTCCTGGACAACATTAGAGACAACATCTAATTCCTTCTCCTGAGGAACAGCAGAGACTGCTGTTTCTGAGTGCGCTACATATTTTTCCTTAACTACTTCAATGGCCTCAGTCTCTTGCGCAGCTATATCAGCAGTTGGCTCTTCTTTACTCACAGCAGCAGTTTCTCGGATGGTGGAAACTGGTATACCCTCAGCCTCTTTAACCTCAGTGACTGTATCCTTTACCTCAGGAACAACAGTTTCTGTAGCTACAGCTGCGCCTAGAACCTCCTCAGTCAGGTCCTTGGCGGCCTCAACCTCCTGCACCAAAGGGACAGCAGTAGCTGTCTCAACAACGGTTTCAACTGTATCATTCAAGACTTCACTTTCTTTAACCAATGTGGCTGCCTCTTTGAGGATAGCATCTGCCTCTACCTCTGAAGGATGAGCGGCTGCTTCTGCCTGGAGAACATTGTTCACAGCCTCGAGAAGTGGAAGGACTTGTTGTACAGTCGGGGCTGTCGCTTCAGTTTGTGCTAATGAAGAAGCTTCCTGGGCTGTGATTCCTGCAGCCATTTCCTTAGGGAGATGTACACCGACCTTGCCAACCCCCACACCTGCTTCCATCAGCAGCCAGTCCATTTTCTGTGCATGCTGCTTGATGGCATCATCAACTCTTGAGTCAATCATCGCTTCGGTCAAAACTCCATCTTCAGAAGAGTATGCGGCAGCCTTCCaggaaaacaaatgtaataaaaGGTTGGCTTTAGATTTGTTtggaaacagaaaaataatattttgtgtCGACAGGCTTTTCTACTCACCTGCCAGGCCACACCAAGTTTGGAGATTTCACGACCAGACATGCCTTCTGCTCGCTTTGCAATGTCTGAACACTTGTGGCCATAGTCGAACTGAGCCAATTTTAATCTCCTGTTGAGTTAAAGCACAAGAGGTTTGTACAGGAAGTTTGTACTTGAGCTTTAACTTATTTCTTATCATTGATAATTCGTACACTTACTGGTTTCAACTGCTAATGCAATGTGCAACGCCTTCTGTGCTACACTTCTTGAGGACTTAAACACCATTTCATGAAAGCAATAAGTAGACTCAGACACCACTATGGTTTCAGGACTGAACACATTATATACACCACTATGCAACTTGAGCTAGCAAGGCGACCTCTAGGGACCAATGCTTTCCTTTGCGGTAGTCAATCACCTCTGCTATGGAGCAGCAACAGTAGTggtttgaaattgaaatacaatcAGTGTATACTCACTGTCTCCCTGTAGTGGCAGGACCCAGCACAAATTTGTCGAAATACAGGCGCACCAATCTTTCCCTCTCGCCCAGACCAGGTAACGCAAAGTTTACAATCTCATCAATGCGGTCATTAATGGCCCAGTCGAACTGTTCTGGCTGGTTACTGGCAAGCACCAGCATGAacctgaggagagagagaatgagaccACTTAGACCCAGCCAGTGACCTTTTCAGTCATGGCAAAGACCTTTTCATGCCCAGCCATGCACAGTGAATAACGTAAAATACCAACTTGTTGCTCTGCTCCCCAGTGCGGTAGAGAAATGCATTAAGGGTGGCTCTGAGGTCCTCACTGATTTTCTCCTGCAATGCAAAAATCATGACTCATGAATATATGATTAAAACACAGGGCGCCATCACCGTGCATATGACACTGCAGATGAACTCACTGTGGCTCGCTTACGCAGGAATGCATCAGCTTCATCTACGAACAGCAAGAGGCTGCAGAGAATCAGAGAACAAAGAGAATGTGCTTAAAAACTGCCATTGTTAATGTAAAGGCATTTCATGTTATTCGCCATTAAAATAAAAGCAGCTCTGTATGTAACACAACATACATAGAGTCTACACTATTAAACTTTCAGAGTCAAAATTTAACAGCTGATATACATCGTA
This genomic interval from Sander vitreus isolate 19-12246 chromosome 7, sanVit1, whole genome shotgun sequence contains the following:
- the LOC144520608 gene encoding uncharacterized protein LOC144520608, whose product is MSWLFGWGKGSGSPPVDEQTAAALAEGAGGEAGDPGGGKPGDKWSNFDPTGLERAAKAARDLDKSRHAKEALALARMQEQTVQLEHESKVKEYEAALEQLKGEQIRLQGEERRKTLAEETKQNQARAQYQDKLARQRYDDQLRQQQFLNEENLRKQEESVVKQEAMRKATIEHEMDLRHKNDLLRIEAEAKARAQVERENADLIREQIRLKAAEHRQTVLESIKTAGAVFGEGFRAFVSDWDKLTATVAGLTLLAAGVYTARNTTAVAGRYIEARLGKPSLVRETSRITVAEAIKHPIKTAKRLRSRPQDALEGVVLSPTLEERVRDVAIATRNTRQNRGLYRNILMYGPPGTGKTLFAKKLALHSGMDYAIMTGGDVAPMGRDGVTAMHKVFDWASTSRRGLLLFVDEADAFLRKRATEKISEDLRATLNAFLYRTGEQSNKFMLVLASNQPEQFDWAINDRIDEIVNFALPGLGERERLVRLYFDKFVLGPATTGRQRLKLAQFDYGHKCSDIAKRAEGMSGREISKLGVAWQAAAYSSEDGVLTEAMIDSRVDDAIKQHAQKMDWLLMEAGVGVGKVGVHLPKEMAAGITAQEASSLAQTEATAPTVQQVLPLLEAVNNVLQAEAAAHPSEVEADAILKEAATLVKESEVLNDTVETVVETATAVPLVQEVEAAKDLTEEVLGAAVATETVVPEVKDTVTEVKEAEGIPVSTIRETAAVSKEEPTADIAAQETEAIEVVKEKYVAHSETAVSAVPQEKELDVVSNVVQEPEAILVGLSQETVVQETESAATSVDCVETEAIKTAEEVATVAVKVAEEIANNVAQVSESLANIAKEAEAIAADVAKVADAVVTITEEMEAVVTKEVEAMESEVVKDPNEVVVETASETSEVTKEFEVVVTDVVEESESIAAEVVKEVEPATTETAAKEAEVLSTESTIETEATASEEAKEPQTTAIEFAAEGQTLATEIAAKEAKVTPAEVSKVAEDLTTKEADSVFAEDVKLPENTAVAAKEAEAIMTKAAEEVETVVTEVIDETNSAAVSNIETKVDTETAEVSKEAEVLTTKEADTGATEDVKLPENTETAAKEAEAKTIKAAEEVETVVTEVIDETNSAAVSNIETKVDTETAEVSKEAEVLTTKEADTGATEDVKLPENTETAAKEAEAKTTKAAEEVETVVTEVTNETNSAAVPNIETMVDTVVSEQSEKLESPTTEKSAASKTPSTGETEPSQTEKPLSNNQSGDENDKPQAKPSPTK